In Entelurus aequoreus isolate RoL-2023_Sb linkage group LG12, RoL_Eaeq_v1.1, whole genome shotgun sequence, the DNA window ACATTGCGCCAACAACATAACACGAGTATAACATCAAAGTCTCTGGTAACTTCCTCTCTGcccattacataaataaaaaaatcacgtggaaaaacatataaatgacaagaactagcaattccacactactgtcattatgaatgttatttttcaacagctgaaataaagttgtcagtttgaaccgtcagataagcctcctgcatgtttgtgtgcccgagtcgactcacaagctcctcctctccctcacctccctctgcccaaacgcgcgctgattttcgttgctatggtaacgtttacatgccttcaaaatgagatgcagatacaacattaaaaacgaatataaagtgcatgagatttttaactcaccgtaacgctaaatcaatgggagccctgagcttgtttctctgcaacgagacggtcccaactgggggtcatgggagacaaagacacccgaagtgtgttgcttatgtccagtctgctacgttgttttgttttggtggctgtcactgcagaaaatcccgcttcacacagataggatgttggaaatggcaacagtgttttcagtgctgtggtggcgatctcggggtattctgccatgactttaatccagaaaacaggcagagtttttgtctgaaatacacttttaaggctgccgtcatttgcgatctctctctaagggcgtggttaagaggagagtatatttacagctagaattcaccaaatcaagtatttcatatatatatatatatatatatatatatatatatatatatatatatatatatatatatatatatatatatatatatgtatgtataaaatacttgactttcagtgaattctagctatatatatatttattttttatttttttattatacatataaataaaagacatacttgaatttcagtgttctgcaggctatctagtagatggcagtattgtcctgtttaagagtgtcacaacattgctgtttacggcagacgaactgctttacggtagactaaacatgactgctgttgttgtgtgttgttaccgcgctgggaggacgttaatgaaactgcctaacaataaacccacataagaaaccaagaaccttgttgtgcactctactctctaaaagccgtagatgttatgacgtcatcgggcaggcaagctatttatattgtgggaaagcggacgtgagaacaggctgtccccactcaggtccgcattgagctggagggggcgtggcctccagctccggctgaataccgggagtttgtcgggagaaaatctctgccgggaggttgtcgggagaggcgctgaataccgggattctcccgctgaaaacgggagggttggcaagtatgcactaattgtaagtgtatcttgtgttttttatgttgatttaataataaaaaattcttctgcggcccggtaccaatcgagcgggccgcggcccggtggttggggacctctgatgtagaccacaaggaagtcttttacatttagaaaaaaatcataataatatgactcctttaatgtgctttataatccggtgcgccttttgtatgaacatAGACctaactagacccgctcatcagcagtgcgccttataatccggtgcgctctatggtccggaaaatacggtacattatgaTAATGTCACTATTTTTATTTCCAACCCAGCAAAAACATGATCGCTCCCGAGTTGACCGACGATTACAGAGACGGTAAACTAATAAAAAGGACAAAGTTGAAGAATGttggtgtaaaaaaaactgaGGCACTGCTGTACTTGCATGGCATTATCATCAGCTTCTTTTTCCTTCCAGATCAGGAAGCACTTCCTTCCGAGCCTGTTTCAGCTTCCACTCGTCCTATTGTGAGGTCTGTTTACTTCCTTCTTTTTATCCCAGAAAGTCACACGTCGCCAGCCACTCTGTTCTATCTTTCAGATTAAAGACTTCCTGTCCCACCTCCAGCCTGTCCACGTCTATCCCAACGTCATCCCGCTGGGACACACGGTCAGCCAAGTCACGCAGATGTAAGTGGCTGTAATGAGCCAAGTTAGCTAACATGCTACATGTGTGCTCTTTGACACGCCGAGGCCTGACGgtctaaagcaggcctgggcaattcatttgactcaggggccaaatttaaaggaaaagtgtgtctggggccggtatatctgtttttaggaacacgaatacaaaacctcacaataatgtctgattgaatgctaaaaacgttatgacagaccgctttaaaaaaacggaatggaattaaaaaattttttactgaatgagacacccagaatgtacactaccgttcaaaagtttggggtcacccaaacaattttgtggaatagccttcatttctaagaacaagaatagactgtcgagtttcagatgaaagttctctttttctggccattttgagcgtttaattgaccccacaaatgtgatgctccagaaactcaatctgctcaaaggaaggtcagttttgtagcttctgtaacaagctaaactgttttcagatgtgtgaacatgattacacaagggttttctaatcatcaattagccttctgagctaatgagcaaacacattgtaccattagaacactggagtgatagttgctggaaatgggcctctatacacctatgtagatattgcaccaaaaaccagacatttgcagctagaatagtcatttaccacattagcaatgtatagagtgtatttctttaaagttaagactagtttaaagttatcctcattgaaaagtacagtgcttttccttcaaaaataaggacatttcaatgtgaccccaaacttttgaacggtagtgtacatgaaaataaagaatgtgggatttacaatattaactatgaacaataaaacactgaatattgacaacatatgaatgtcacaccccctctcgatcgacatattttacaatcaagcgaaacgcaacaaaaatgcaacaaacacagcgaaatatgaacacgaagggtaaaaaaaaccccacctacaatctgatacatctgatatgtcactaagctttagaactttgtagcAAAAATCTACTTCCCCGTCTGTCCCTGACATCCGTATTTAAGGCTGGCCGCACTGGAAACGCtccgtggaaacgctccccacccacactgcttggtgcctcgtctgagctgctgtgatttagattaccatagtaactaattgccatacttttcggattataaatcgcagtttttttcatagtttggccgggggtgcgatttatactccggagcgacttatgtgtgaaattattaacacattaccgtaaaatatcaaataatattatttatctcattcgcgtaagagaggaagcaaatgtccgcaatcgtcacacacgtcaaccaataagaattcggcgggggcgggtcatggcagaagtgctttgtgggtcatgggatgctaactgctgcttcattcgtagctattaaaatggattatttcaaaattggcggtaacttataaaaactgaaaagggctgaactaaaatggcacagaAAAAGGAAatgatatactgcagattacaagctggacgtagggaaatatgcagcagaaaacagcgatcgagcagcagaaagaaatgaaacggcgcataccagaggcgacaccggggaggaagatttcatgggatttagcgattaggagtgacagattgtttggtaaacgtatagcatgttctatatcagtggctctcaaatgggggtacgcgtacccctgggggtccttgaaggtatgccaaggggtacgtgagattttttttaaatgtctgtcaaaaagaactgtgaaaagaaatgcaacaatgcaatattcagtgttgacagctagattttttgtggacatgttccataattattgatgttaaagatttctttttttgtgaagaaatgtttagaattaagttcatgaatccagatggatctctattacaatccccaaagagggcactttaagttgatgattacttctatgtgtaaaaatctttatttataattgaatcacttgtttatttttcaacaagtttttagttatttgtatatctttttttccaaatagttcaagaaagaccacaacaaatgagcaatattttgcactgttatgcgatttaataaatcagaaactgatgacatagtgctgtattttacttctttatctcttttttttcaaccaaaaatactttgctctgattaaggggtacttgaattaaaaaaaatttcacagggggtacatcactgaaaaaaggttgagaaccactgttctatatgttatagttatttgaatgactcttaccataatatgttacgttaacataccaggcacgttctcagttggtaatttatgcctcatataacgtacacttattcagcctgttgttcactattctttatttattttaaattgcctttcaaatgtctattcttagtgttggcttttatcaaataaatttcccccaaaaatgcgacttacactccagtgcgacttatatatgtttttttccttctttattgtgtattttcggccggtgcgacttatactccaaaaaatacggtaccatagtaactaattaaatgaccatagtaactagtatatcatgcaaaagcgcagatttcaaccattgaaatacttagtatagttgaagacttacggtcattagaaaacatcactgcacatcatgatggcaggtacactttccatcttaatgatctaaaaaaaatatttgggaatgtccggcgggccagattgaaaagcttgacGGGCCGcacgtggcccccgggccttaatttgcccaggtctggtctaaagtGTCCGTCTTCCAACAGGCTCCAGCAGATGTGCAGGAAGCAGTCAGAGGAGGCGTTCACATACAAACCACTAGGGGCGCTCAAGCGCAGCGTAGCCGTCAGAACGCTTTGTGGTGAGACTAACCGCGACTGTCTTCTGGCTCGTTACTAATCGTGCTCCTTGACACTCGCTCTTGTCCGATCAGATTCCGACAGCGATGATGAGCTCTTTGACGGGATGGACACGGCGCCAGTGAGGAAGAAGCTAACGCTGAGCCACCACGTTGAAGACGGTGTGTCTGTGTTTAAGCTTCTggtccgcacacacacacacacgctaatcACTGTTTTTTGGTTTGACAGCTCCCAGTCCGCACAACACAGCACCCCCTGCCTCTGAGGAGGACTCAGTGCATGCGACACTCCTGCCACCCAGCACAAACATTTACACAAACAACTACATGGACTGTACTGAGTCCAATGACGAAGACGAGGACGAGGCGAGCGATGAGGAAGTTAACACCCAGGCAGAACGTGGCTCAGGTGAGCCCCCCAGGTGGGAGGACTTTTTTACCGTGGAGAGCCTACCGGACAGCCAGAACAGCCTCAACAGCCAATCAGAGCCCTGCTCCGTcccaggctcctccccctccaggAGGACGGACTCACAGACGCCTGAAGTGTTCAGCGAACAGGAGGAGAGCCCGGATGACAACTTTAGTCTGGCTCTGTCCGCCTCCTTGTCCAACCATTCCTCACAGAACCAGGACTCAGATCCTCCTCGCACCTTCATCTATTCGCAGAACGTCAGCGGCTCCCCGGAAGAGTTTCCGGAGTCTCAGGCGTCGTCAGACTTTGACATTCCCTGCACCCCGGAGTCCAAGAGGCCATCCCCTGACGAACTGTCTCAACTGTACAGGAAGTTGGCATCGGGAGAGGAAGTGCTGCTGCAGACAGGAAGTCAGTGTTCTACGTGACAGGAAGTCACAGCTCTGCTTGAGGTAGTGATTACAaaataatgttgtctgtctatctgtgttggccctgtgacgaggtggcgacttgtccagggtgtaccccgccttccgcccgattgtagctgagataggctccagcgccccccgcgaccccgaagggaataagcggtagaaaatggatggatttgtcTGGAAATAAAGGAAAAAAACTTCCGCTGACGTGTTCCTGGGAGGACGTCTCTCTCCAACATGTTTGTGCATTCATGTCATCTTGACCTCTGACCTGGCTTCAGCTGAATAATGAGTTGAGCGTGAGCATCAGCCCGAGTCCCATAACCGTCGTCGTCGTCCATGTGGGTTTATTGGTGGCCCCCGCCGCCTCCACTTGGGGTGACGGGTTGATGGTCGTCACGGCGATGCGACGCAGCAGGAAGTCGTGTTTGAGGGCCGAGTTGTGGTCCGGACCGTATGACACGTTAAAGGTCTCCGTCAATACACGGTGACCTGGGTATGTCACCTGACAAAGACAGAGGTCAGAGTTGAAAACGTTGTTTGCGTGTCCACCACTGGAGGGCAGTGTTACCATGAAGGTGTAAGTTCCTGGCAGCAGCAGTCTGTAGTATTCTCCATGTCGGTCCGTCCTAAAGGGACACATGTTGCGGCGACCTTTGACCTCCACCACAGCGTTCTGCACCGGCACGCCAGAGGCATCAAACACACGCCCTTTGACCCCTAAATGCACATTTTACAGAGCTCACTCAGGACATTGAGGCGTGCAATAAATGAGCTTGGCTACTGACccaggtgcacctgctggatgaaGGCCAGCAGACTCTTCCTGTTGTCCGACCACAGAGCAGGAAGTTGTTTGGCTGGAGGGAACTTGCAGCAGGACACTTCCAAAGTCAGCTCCAGACACTGAGCCCACACGTAGTTGTAGTCCTGCATCCCACCTGGCAAATTGACAGCTCAACGTCAAGGGACGGGGCTACTTCTTCACGCAGCACAGAGGGCTTTCATGCTAatgcaggggtctcagacacgcggcccgcgagacgttattttgcggcccgcaccttaatatgaaaatgtaatgttagtgcggcccgcgagttttatatgaatggcgcttgacagcgtcatacttgccaaccctcacgatttttccgggagactcccgaatttcagggcaactattctctcgaatgtctgccgattttcacccaaacaacaatattaagggcgtgccgtgatggcactacctttagcgccctctacgacctgtacaaacagcgtgccagcccagtcacatgttgaatTTGGCTTCTGCACACGtacataagtgactgcaagacatacttgatcaacagccacacaggtcacactgagggtggccgtataaacactgttacaaataggcgccacactgtgaacccacaccaaacaagaatgacaaacacatttcaggagaacatccgcaccgtaacacaacagaacaaatacccagaatcccatgcagccctaactcttccgggctacaatatacacccccgctaccaccaaaccccgcccccccccaaccctgccctccccacacatcaacacccccacccctccgtgcgtcggttgggggggccggggtttggtggtagcgggggtgtatattgtagcccggaagagttagggctgcaaggtgttctgttgtgtttatgttgttacggtgcggatgttctcccgaaatgtgtttgtcattcttgtttggtgtgggttcacagtgtggcacatatttgtaacagtgataaagttgtttatacgggcaccctcagtgtgacctgtgtggctgttgatcaagtatgtcttgcagtcacttacgtgtgtctgcagaagcctcatacaacatgtgactgggccggcacactgtttgtaaggttaaaaagcggacgcgacaacaggttgtagaggacgttaaaggcagtgctttcacggcacgcccttaatattgttgtccgggtgaaaattgggacaaattcgggagaatggttgccccgggagattgtcgggaagggcactgaaattcggggggTCTCCcggaaaaacgggagggttggcaagtatgttgctagggcgggatagccattcaaagaaggtgaattcattaaaaagtgcatgttagatttttttaaaggcctactgaaagccactactaccgaccacgcagtctgatagtttatatatccatccatccatccatccatccatccatcttcttccgcttatccgaggtcgggtcgcgggggcagcagcctaagcagggaagcccagactttcctctccctagccacttcgtccagctcctcccgggggatcccgaggcgttcccaggccagacggGAGACATAaccttcccaacatgtcctgggtcttccccgtggcccccTACCGgttggatgtgccctaaacacctcccgagggaggcgttcgggtggcatcctgtccagatgcccgaaccacctcatctggctcctctcgatgtggaggagcagcggctttactttgagctccccccggatggcagagcttctcaccctatctctaagggagagacccgccacccggcggaggaaactcatttcggccgcctgtacccgtgatcttgtcctttcggtcataacccaaagctcatgaccataggtgaggatggggacgtagatcgaccggtaaattgagagctttgccttccggctcagctccttcttcaccacaacggatcgatacagcgtccgcattactgaagatgccgcaccgatccgcctgtcgatctcacgatccacttttccctcactcgtgaacaagactcctagtttatatatcaatgatgaaatcttaacattgcaacacatgccaatatggccgggttaacttataaagtgcaattttaaatttcccgcgaaacttccggttgaaaacgtctatgtatgatgacgtatgcgcgtgacgtcaatggttgaaacggaagtattcggacaccattgtatccaatacaaaaagctctgttttcatcgcaaaattccacagtattctggacatctgtgttggtgaatcttttgcaatttgtttaatgaacaatggagacagcaaagaagaaagctgtaggtgggatcggtgtattagcggctggctgcagcaacacaaccaggaggactttgagttggatagcagacgcgctatccgacgctagccgccgacagcatcgatgatcgggtgaagtccttcgtcgcgccatcgatcgctggaacgcaggtgagcactggtgttgatgagcagatgagggctggcgttggtggagcgctaatgtttttagcatagctctgacgaggtcccgtagctaagttagcttcaatggcgtcgttagcaacagcattgctaggcttcaacaggcggcacagcattaaccgtgtagttacaggtccagtgtttggttctgtgtctcctgatagtagtattgttgatcttctgtctatccttccagtcaagggcgtatttcttttgtttctatctgcatttaagcacgatgctatcacattagctccgtagctaaagtgcttcaccgatgtattgtcgtggagataaaagtcactgtgaatgtccatttcgcgttctcgactctcattttcaagaggatatagtatccgaggtggtttaaaatacaaatccgtgatccacaatagaaaaaggagaaagtgtggaatccaatgagcccttttacctaagttacggtcagagcgaaaaaagatgcgtcctgcattgcactctagtccttcactctcatgttcctcatccacgaatctttcatcctggctcaaattaatggggtaattgtcgctttctcgattcgaattgctctcgctgcttgtgtaaacaatggggaaatgtgaggagcctttcaacctgcgacgtcacgctacttccggtacaggcaaggctttttttttatcagcgaccaaaagttgcaaacattatcgtcgatgttctctactaaatccttccagacaaaaatatggcaatatcgcgaaatgatcaagtatgacacatagaatggatctgctatccccgtttaaataaaacaatttcatttcagtaggcctttaagaaatattttcttgcggcccagcctcacccagtttctgcatccagtggcc includes these proteins:
- the dclre1c gene encoding protein artemis; amino-acid sequence: MSTFAGRMKEYPNISLDRFDNDNLNARAYCLSHCHKDHMRGIKAPKLKRRLQSSRKVRLYCSFVTKELLLSSPKYRFWENFIVPLELESPTQISLVDEVSGESEEIVVTLLPAGHCPGSVMFLFEGCRGNVLYTGDFRLAVGDVSRMEHLHSGSRVKDIQSVYVDSTFCDPRFYQIPSREECVNAIVRLVGDWIAQSCYHMVWFNCKAAYGYEYLFTKLGEEFNTQVHVNNLLMFRRMPEILSYVTTDRRTQIHACRPPKNEMYIYGNRLPCGCTASDGTCLRVMSIKPSTMWFGERTKKTNVIVKSGSTSFRACFSFHSSYCEIKDFLSHLQPVHVYPNVIPLGHTVSQVTQMLQQMCRKQSEEAFTYKPLGALKRSVAVRTLCDSDSDDELFDGMDTAPVRKKLTLSHHVEDAPSPHNTAPPASEEDSVHATLLPPSTNIYTNNYMDCTESNDEDEDEASDEEVNTQAERGSGEPPRWEDFFTVESLPDSQNSLNSQSEPCSVPGSSPSRRTDSQTPEVFSEQEESPDDNFSLALSASLSNHSSQNQDSDPPRTFIYSQNVSGSPEEFPESQASSDFDIPCTPESKRPSPDELSQLYRKLASGEEVLLQTGSQCST